Within the Pseudonocardia alni genome, the region GGCCATCGGGCCGGTGGCGAGACCGTGCGCGCGGGCGGCGAGCAGGACGTAGCCGATCTGCAGCGAGGCGTTGAACCGCGCCATCGGCTCGCGGCCCTCACGGCCCTGGGACTCCAGGCCCTCGCGGAAGCCGGGCTTGACCGGGAACGTGGTGTCCGAGTGCTCGTGGAAGTCGAGGTCCGCGGCCAGGATCGCGATGACCGGGGCGGCCTCGGACTTGGCCCGGTTGCCCTCGGCGAGCAGCGGCAGCAGGCGCTGCTTCCCCTCGTCGCTGCGGACGAAGGTCACGCGCAGCGGCTGGGTGTTGGCCGCGGTCGGCGGCCACTGGGCCAGGTCCCACACCGCGCGGAGCGTCTCGTCGGTGACGGGCTCGTCGGTGAAGGTGTTGGCGGTGCGGGCCTCGGTGAACAGGGCGGCGCGGCCGGCCTCGTCGAGGCGGGGCAGGAGCACCGGGGAAGCGGTCTCGGCAGTCACAGAAGGTAGAGCGTTCAACGACCTCTCCGGTATTCCGCTCCCGGCGATGATCCGGATCACCCGGTGGCGTGGACGCCCCAGCGCAGCACCTGGGACTCGCCGGGGACGAGCTCGATCAGGTCGGTGCCCGAGTTCAGCGCGTCCGGCGGGCAGGTCATCGGCTCGACCGCGATCGCCCGCGACGGCGTCACCGCTCCGTCCGGGCCCTGGCGCGGGAAGTCCGACGGGGTGAAGACCTGCACCCAGCCGAACGCCGCGTCGGCCCACAGCTCGGTGCCGCCGCCGTCCCGGGACCCGACGCGGTGCCGGACCCGGCCGTCGGCGCCGCCGTCCGGGCCGTCGCCGGGGGTGCAGCCACCGAACGCGCTGTCCAGGACCAGCCCGGCGAGCCGGGTCCGGGAGACCGCGCCGTCCAGCGGCCGCGCCGGGCCGTCCGGGAGCTGGTCGCGCAGCGGCAGCTCGGTCCGGGCGGACAGGGTCAGCTCCAGCTCGTCGGTCGGCACGTCACCGACCCGCAGGTACGGGTGGAAGCCGAGGCCGAACGGGACGGGCGCGTCCCCGAGGTTCTCCACGACCGTGGTGACGGTGAGCCCGTCGCGGCCGACGGCGTAGGTCACCGTGACCCGCACCGGCTGCGGCCAGCCGGGCTGCACCGGCGCGACGGCGGTCAGCGTGATCCGGTCCCCCGCCCGCTCCACCGGGGTCCAGGTCACGTGCCGCAGCAGGC harbors:
- a CDS encoding malonic semialdehyde reductase, coding for MLLPRLDEAGRAALFTEARTANTFTDEPVTDETLRAVWDLAQWPPTAANTQPLRVTFVRSDEGKQRLLPLLAEGNRAKSEAAPVIAILAADLDFHEHSDTTFPVKPGFREGLESQGREGREPMARFNASLQIGYVLLAARAHGLATGPMAGFDADAVTGEFFPGGRHRALLVVNLGHPGPDAWHPRLPRLDAADVLDFA
- a CDS encoding aldose 1-epimerase family protein, whose translation is MDACGERFVIVSGDSRAEVDEVGAALAGFSQGGRVRVEPHPPTARPPKGSGAVLAPWPNRVRGGAWTHRGTRRQLALTEPDAGNAIHGLLRHVTWTPVERAGDRITLTAVAPVQPGWPQPVRVTVTYAVGRDGLTVTTVVENLGDAPVPFGLGFHPYLRVGDVPTDELELTLSARTELPLRDQLPDGPARPLDGAVSRTRLAGLVLDSAFGGCTPGDGPDGGADGRVRHRVGSRDGGGTELWADAAFGWVQVFTPSDFPRQGPDGAVTPSRAIAVEPMTCPPDALNSGTDLIELVPGESQVLRWGVHATG